Proteins co-encoded in one Haloarcula sp. DT43 genomic window:
- a CDS encoding histone deacetylase family protein, whose protein sequence is MNFGYREVCLDHDTGPRHPESPDRLRAIRRALKEHHGVEYVAAGDADIDLVRAVHDTDYIAEFREFCDDGGGNWDADTVAVEATWDAAFASAGLAVWAAETALSGASGRDTPFSLGRPPGHHAVGDDAMGFCFINNAAVAAQAALEADAERVAIFDWDVHHGNGTQDIFYDRSDVFYASIHEDGLYPGTGDISETGAGDADGTNLNVKYKPGADTADYLAAIDECIAPAIRDYDPDLLLVSAGFDAHEHDPISRMRVSTEGYGAMTDRMRSLTDACDAALGFVLEGGYGLDTLSDSVTTVHEVFDGYQPMEPDDDVSDDARDVLDDLAAQGFGSK, encoded by the coding sequence ATGAACTTCGGCTACCGCGAGGTCTGTCTGGACCACGACACCGGGCCGCGACATCCGGAGAGTCCCGACAGACTTCGAGCGATACGGCGCGCGCTCAAAGAGCACCACGGCGTCGAGTACGTCGCCGCCGGCGACGCCGACATCGACCTCGTTCGTGCGGTCCACGACACCGACTACATCGCCGAGTTCCGCGAGTTCTGTGACGACGGCGGCGGGAACTGGGACGCCGACACCGTCGCAGTCGAGGCGACGTGGGACGCCGCGTTCGCGTCGGCCGGCCTCGCGGTCTGGGCGGCCGAAACCGCGCTATCGGGGGCGTCAGGACGGGATACGCCCTTTTCACTCGGCCGGCCGCCCGGCCACCACGCCGTCGGCGACGACGCGATGGGCTTTTGCTTCATCAACAACGCGGCCGTCGCCGCACAGGCGGCCCTCGAAGCCGACGCCGAGCGCGTCGCCATCTTCGACTGGGACGTCCACCACGGCAACGGCACGCAGGACATCTTCTACGACCGCTCGGACGTGTTCTACGCCTCGATACACGAGGACGGGCTCTACCCCGGGACGGGCGACATCTCGGAGACCGGCGCGGGCGACGCCGACGGCACGAACCTCAACGTGAAGTACAAGCCCGGTGCCGACACCGCCGACTACCTCGCCGCCATCGACGAGTGCATCGCGCCGGCGATACGCGACTACGACCCCGACCTGCTGCTCGTCAGCGCCGGCTTCGACGCCCACGAACACGACCCCATCTCGCGGATGCGCGTCTCGACGGAGGGGTACGGCGCGATGACCGACCGCATGCGCTCGCTCACGGACGCCTGCGACGCCGCGCTCGGGTTCGTCCTCGAAGGCGGCTACGGGCTGGACACGCTCTCGGATTCGGTTACCACCGTCCACGAGGTGTTCGACGGGTATCAGCCGATGGAACCGGACGACGACGTCAGCGACGACGCCCGCGACGTTCTCGACGACCTCGCCGCTCAGGGCTTCGGGTCGAAGTAG
- a CDS encoding DUF309 domain-containing protein yields MRDHLRAGIAVYNEGRYHAAHDAWEEYWLALDEGDDERFLHGLIQFTAVVHHAGEENWSGARGLAESAAEYLDGLPDPYRGVALADVRAFLDEAAADPHRAATDPPTLTHDGEDVGYDALGFEATAIAAEVLAEADRYDEAVVDAAVDRARSELDGDGGSQFTGLLFSFVRERDRRPVVYQRLRDHVQLEQQKDDDVRGLFDGSG; encoded by the coding sequence ATGCGGGACCACCTCCGTGCGGGTATCGCAGTGTACAATGAGGGTCGCTATCACGCCGCACATGACGCGTGGGAGGAATACTGGCTGGCCCTCGACGAAGGCGACGACGAGCGGTTCCTGCACGGCCTCATCCAGTTCACGGCGGTCGTCCACCACGCCGGCGAGGAGAACTGGTCGGGCGCGCGGGGGTTGGCCGAGAGCGCGGCGGAGTACCTCGACGGCCTGCCCGACCCGTATCGCGGCGTGGCGCTGGCGGACGTGCGGGCCTTCCTCGACGAAGCGGCGGCTGACCCACACCGTGCGGCGACGGACCCGCCGACACTGACACACGACGGCGAGGACGTCGGCTACGACGCGCTGGGTTTCGAGGCGACGGCCATCGCCGCCGAGGTGCTGGCGGAGGCCGACCGGTACGACGAGGCGGTCGTCGACGCCGCTGTCGACCGGGCACGGAGCGAACTCGACGGCGACGGCGGCTCGCAGTTTACCGGGCTGCTGTTCTCGTTCGTGCGCGAGCGCGACCGGCGGCCCGTCGTCTACCAGCGGCTCCGGGACCACGTGCAACTGGAACAACAGAAAGACGACGACGTGCGTGGGCTGTTCGACGGGTCGGGATAG
- the azf gene encoding NAD-dependent glucose-6-phosphate dehydrogenase Azf: protein MDDPVLLTGAGGAVGAAILEGLEDAYEWKLMFHSPPAEEPDHEYLVGDVSSEGDVAAAMDGVGAVIHLAGDPRPEAPWDSVLENNIDGTQKMYEAAVDEGVEKFVFASSNHAVGSFETDERTPEMYRPDDQYRLDGTELPRPGNLYGVSKATGEVLGRYYHDQYGLSVCNIRIGNLTRGHPPIDYERGQAMWLSYRDCAHIHDCALQADYEYEIVYGISDNDRKYYSIERAKEVLGYDPQDNSAHFDGEDRVAEPEP from the coding sequence ATGGACGACCCGGTTCTGCTCACCGGCGCTGGCGGCGCTGTCGGGGCGGCCATCCTCGAAGGCCTCGAGGACGCCTACGAGTGGAAACTCATGTTCCACAGCCCACCCGCCGAGGAGCCCGACCACGAGTACCTCGTCGGGGACGTTTCGAGCGAGGGCGACGTGGCCGCGGCGATGGACGGCGTCGGCGCCGTCATCCACCTGGCGGGCGACCCCCGACCGGAAGCCCCCTGGGACTCCGTCCTCGAAAACAACATCGACGGCACGCAGAAGATGTACGAGGCCGCCGTCGACGAGGGCGTCGAGAAGTTCGTCTTCGCCTCCTCGAACCACGCCGTTGGCTCCTTCGAAACGGACGAGCGCACGCCAGAGATGTACCGCCCGGACGACCAGTACCGCCTCGACGGGACGGAACTCCCCCGCCCCGGTAACCTCTACGGTGTCTCGAAAGCCACCGGCGAGGTCCTGGGACGGTACTACCACGACCAGTACGGCCTCTCGGTCTGCAACATCCGCATCGGCAACCTCACACGGGGCCACCCGCCCATCGACTACGAGCGGGGCCAGGCGATGTGGCTCTCCTACCGGGACTGTGCCCACATTCACGACTGCGCGCTCCAGGCCGACTACGAGTACGAAATCGTCTACGGCATCTCCGACAACGACCGGAAGTACTACTCCATCGAACGCGCCAAGGAGGTGCTGGGCTACGACCCGCAGGACAACTCCGCGCACTTCGACGGCGAGGACCGCGTCGCCGAACCGGAGCCGTAA
- a CDS encoding single-stranded DNA binding protein — MGAIEDIYEDLETDVSEAEFREAVEEKVEQMGGLADEETAAMLLAHELNENEVNAIADIEPGMDEVKFLAKVMAIGDLKTFERDGEDEDGRVINVEAADESGTVRLAFWDGQAVDIDEGKLEVGDVLRVKGRPKDGYNGLEVSVDKAEPDEDATIDVEPGAGSSIDSLTMGQSDVTLRGLVLDTDTIRTFDRDDGSEGRVANLTLGDETGRIRVTLWDDRADRAEELDAGAAVEVVDGYVRERDGSLELHVGDQGAVDEVEDDVTFEPDADPISAVELDETVDIAGVVRSADPKRTFDRDDGSEGQVRNVRIQDATGDIRVALWGDKADKDIAPGDEVLAADVEIQDGWQDDKEASASWNSTIVVLGDGADLATGGAGREAGAEATDADHAGLSSFGDSADDSDGAAAASGGTGDTSPDSGAQSAGQQVEFTGTVVQTGDPVVLDDGEQTMTVETGERVQLGQEITVRGELREDRLNAEDVF; from the coding sequence ATGGGTGCGATAGAGGACATTTACGAGGACTTAGAGACGGACGTCTCCGAGGCGGAGTTCCGCGAGGCCGTCGAGGAGAAGGTCGAGCAGATGGGTGGGCTCGCCGACGAGGAGACGGCCGCGATGCTGCTGGCTCACGAACTCAACGAGAACGAGGTCAACGCCATCGCCGACATCGAGCCCGGGATGGACGAGGTGAAGTTTCTCGCCAAGGTGATGGCCATCGGCGACCTGAAGACCTTCGAACGCGATGGCGAGGACGAGGACGGCCGGGTTATCAACGTCGAGGCTGCCGACGAGAGCGGCACCGTCAGGCTCGCCTTCTGGGACGGCCAGGCCGTCGACATCGACGAGGGGAAACTCGAGGTCGGCGACGTGCTCCGGGTCAAGGGCCGGCCGAAGGACGGCTACAACGGGCTGGAGGTGTCCGTCGACAAGGCGGAACCGGACGAGGACGCCACCATCGACGTGGAGCCGGGTGCCGGCTCGTCCATCGACTCGCTGACGATGGGCCAGTCCGACGTGACGCTGCGCGGGCTCGTCCTCGACACCGACACGATACGGACGTTCGACCGCGACGACGGCAGCGAGGGCCGCGTCGCGAACCTCACGCTCGGCGACGAGACGGGCCGAATCCGGGTGACGCTGTGGGACGACCGGGCCGACCGCGCCGAGGAACTCGACGCGGGCGCGGCCGTCGAGGTCGTCGACGGCTACGTCCGGGAGCGGGACGGCTCGCTCGAACTCCACGTCGGCGACCAGGGGGCCGTCGACGAAGTCGAAGACGACGTGACCTTCGAGCCCGACGCCGACCCAATCTCGGCGGTCGAACTCGACGAGACGGTCGACATCGCGGGCGTCGTCCGCTCGGCCGACCCCAAGCGGACCTTCGACCGCGACGACGGCAGCGAGGGTCAGGTCCGGAACGTCCGCATCCAGGACGCGACGGGCGACATCCGGGTGGCGCTGTGGGGCGACAAGGCCGACAAGGACATCGCGCCGGGCGACGAGGTCCTCGCGGCGGACGTCGAAATCCAGGACGGCTGGCAGGACGACAAGGAAGCCTCCGCGAGCTGGAACTCCACGATTGTCGTCCTCGGGGACGGCGCGGACCTGGCGACCGGCGGAGCAGGTAGGGAAGCCGGCGCCGAGGCGACCGACGCCGACCACGCCGGGCTCTCTTCCTTCGGCGACAGTGCCGACGACAGCGACGGAGCGGCCGCCGCCAGTGGTGGCACAGGCGATACCTCTCCGGACAGCGGCGCACAGAGCGCCGGCCAGCAGGTGGAGTTCACCGGGACCGTCGTCCAGACCGGCGACCCCGTGGTACTCGACGACGGCGAGCAGACGATGACCGTCGAAACCGGCGAACGCGTCCAACTGGGCCAGGAGATAACTGTCCGCGGCGAACTCCGCGAGGACCGGCTCAACGCTGAGGACGTGTTCTGA
- a CDS encoding histone, which produces MSVELPFAPVDAVIRRNADGLRVSADAAEELARRIQDHGASLAVTAATEATTDGRKTLMPADFGIEQVPEKDGLELPVAPVDRIARLDIDDDYRVAMDARVALASLLETYADETAAAAATLARHADRRTIKAADVETYFELEQYY; this is translated from the coding sequence ATGAGTGTCGAGCTACCGTTCGCACCGGTGGACGCTGTCATTCGGCGGAACGCGGACGGACTCCGGGTGAGTGCCGACGCTGCGGAGGAACTGGCTCGTCGAATACAGGACCACGGCGCTTCGCTCGCCGTCACAGCAGCCACGGAGGCCACCACGGACGGCCGGAAGACGCTGATGCCGGCCGACTTCGGCATCGAACAGGTCCCGGAGAAGGACGGTCTCGAACTTCCCGTCGCACCGGTCGACCGTATCGCACGGCTCGACATCGACGACGACTACCGCGTCGCGATGGACGCCCGCGTCGCGCTGGCGTCGCTCCTCGAAACGTACGCCGACGAGACGGCCGCCGCGGCCGCCACGTTGGCTCGTCACGCTGACCGCCGGACCATCAAGGCAGCTGACGTGGAAACGTATTTCGAACTCGAACAGTACTACTGA
- a CDS encoding helix-turn-helix transcriptional regulator: MSPQSSLFDYEPDLSPLTDAEREVYEAVGMGQYGPREYARETGRSPGTVGNLLRRAREKVEVTSA, translated from the coding sequence GTGAGCCCTCAGTCGTCACTTTTCGACTACGAACCGGACCTGTCGCCACTGACTGACGCCGAGCGAGAAGTGTACGAGGCTGTGGGCATGGGCCAGTATGGGCCACGGGAATACGCCCGCGAAACTGGCCGTTCGCCCGGCACTGTCGGGAACCTGCTCCGTCGAGCCCGCGAGAAAGTGGAGGTGACTTCGGCATGA
- the cca gene encoding CCA tRNA nucleotidyltransferase — MSDEFDAVVEELRARVSPTDDERAQLQRVADAVIADAESAVADLPVDAEVVQVGSTARGTWTAGDRDVDVFVCFPPSLDRERLEEYGLTVGHAVLPEGREEYAEHPYVVGEREGYAVDLVPCYAVGDATEIQSAVDRTPFHTRYLQERLDDDSAGEVRVAKQFLKGIGVYGSDLRTRGFSGYLTELLVLEFGGFRGFVEAAADWHPPVRLDPEGHGTETFEDPLVVIDPTDPERNVAAVLSATNVATLQHYARAILADPRASLFTETEPDPFTATDVEAAVARRDTTPVALRFGAPDVVDDQLWPQLRKSLDGLRSELDRQGFEVLRAAAFVEDDGQTRRDAVLLLEFAVAERPAVERHEGPPVHVREHASGFFEKYDGDAEVAGPFVDGDRYVVERPRAVTTAVGFLSSDAVFGVGLGPRIASALEGGYEVLVGPEIAALADGFGVDLAGYFDPKP, encoded by the coding sequence ATGAGCGATGAGTTCGACGCCGTCGTCGAGGAGCTGCGAGCGCGGGTCTCGCCGACCGACGACGAGCGAGCGCAGTTACAGCGGGTCGCCGACGCGGTGATAGCCGACGCCGAGTCGGCGGTCGCCGACTTACCGGTCGACGCGGAGGTCGTGCAGGTCGGGTCGACGGCGCGGGGGACCTGGACCGCCGGCGACCGGGACGTGGACGTGTTCGTCTGCTTTCCGCCGTCACTCGACCGCGAGCGGCTGGAGGAGTACGGGCTGACGGTCGGACACGCGGTGCTGCCGGAGGGGCGCGAGGAGTACGCCGAACACCCCTACGTCGTCGGCGAGCGCGAGGGGTACGCCGTGGACCTGGTGCCGTGCTACGCGGTCGGGGACGCCACCGAAATCCAGTCCGCGGTGGACCGGACGCCGTTTCACACCCGGTACCTGCAGGAGCGACTGGACGACGACAGCGCGGGCGAGGTGCGGGTGGCAAAGCAGTTCCTGAAGGGGATCGGCGTCTACGGGAGCGACCTCCGGACGCGCGGGTTCTCGGGCTACCTCACGGAGTTGCTGGTGCTCGAATTCGGCGGCTTCCGGGGATTCGTCGAGGCGGCGGCGGACTGGCACCCGCCGGTGCGGTTGGACCCCGAGGGCCACGGGACCGAGACGTTCGAGGACCCGCTGGTCGTCATCGACCCGACGGACCCGGAGCGCAACGTCGCGGCGGTGCTGTCCGCCACGAACGTCGCCACGCTCCAGCACTACGCCAGGGCCATCCTCGCCGACCCGCGGGCGTCGCTGTTCACCGAGACGGAGCCGGACCCGTTCACCGCGACGGACGTCGAAGCGGCGGTGGCACGGCGTGACACGACGCCGGTGGCGCTTCGCTTCGGGGCTCCGGACGTGGTCGACGACCAGCTTTGGCCCCAGCTCCGGAAGTCCCTCGACGGGCTCCGAAGCGAACTCGACCGGCAGGGGTTCGAGGTCTTGCGGGCGGCCGCGTTCGTCGAGGACGACGGGCAGACCCGACGGGACGCGGTCCTCCTCCTGGAGTTCGCCGTCGCCGAGCGGCCGGCCGTCGAGCGCCACGAGGGGCCGCCGGTGCACGTCCGCGAGCACGCGAGCGGGTTCTTCGAGAAGTACGACGGCGACGCCGAGGTCGCCGGGCCGTTCGTCGACGGGGACCGCTACGTCGTCGAGCGACCGCGAGCGGTCACCACGGCCGTCGGGTTCCTGTCGAGCGACGCCGTCTTCGGCGTCGGACTGGGGCCGCGGATAGCGTCGGCACTCGAAGGCGGCTACGAGGTCCTGGTCGGACCGGAGATTGCGGCGCTTGCCGACGGCTTCGGCGTCGACCTGGCGGGCTACTTCGACCCGAAGCCCTGA